One genomic window of Coffea eugenioides isolate CCC68of chromosome 1, Ceug_1.0, whole genome shotgun sequence includes the following:
- the LOC113773847 gene encoding uncharacterized protein LOC113773847, with amino-acid sequence MEQNLPVIAKKFWHMVRVVYFMLRKGISKGKLMTDLNMMMKRGKIAGKAIQKLMFHHSHTWASSFAAFAAHHRRSHDKHLPFPAPSGEYYEFSCSNSPAYPSFHLPFHLSKRKSNHHSNLFTCTQAPAAEDSDAAVHAVMRALEMLHSETASPALPGFGKSPMVRQLRITDSPFPLRDVDEDSHVDEAAEEFISRFYKDQRRQNAMAALGPC; translated from the coding sequence ATGGAACAAAATTTGCCAGTGATAGCCAAAAAGTTTTGGCACATGGTACGGGTGGTATATTTCATGTTGAGGAAAGGGATATCCAAGGGAAAACTAATGACTGATCTCAACATGATGATGAAACGGGGCAAGATAGCCGGTAAGGCAATACAAAAACTTATGTTCCACCACAGCCATACTTGGGCATCATCCTTCGCTGCTTTCGCCGCCCATCACCGCCGCTCCCACGACAAACACCTCCCCTTCCCGGCTCCCTCTGGCGAATACTATGAGTTCAGCTGTAGCAACAGCCCAGCTTACCCTAGCTTCCACCTCCCATTCCACCTAAGCAAGCGCAAAAGCAACCACCACTCCAACCTCTTCACCTGCACTCAAGCGCCCGCGGCGGAGGACTCGGACGCAGCCGTGCATGCTGTCATGAGGGCCTTAGAGATGCTGCATAGCGAAACGGCCTCGCCGGCTTTGCCAGGGTTTGGAAAGAGCCCTATGGTTAGGCAGCTGAGGATAACCGACTCGCCGTTTCCTCTAAGGGATGTGGATGAAGATAGCCATGTGGATGAAGCTGCAGAGGAGTTCATATCCAGGTTTTACAAAGATCAGAGGAGGCAAAATGCAATGGCTGCTTTGGGACCTTGTTGA